The Pantoea vagans genome includes a window with the following:
- a CDS encoding YciK family oxidoreductase, producing MHYQPKSDLLENRIILVTGASDGIGREAALTYARYGARVILLGRNAETLQQTELAINQLNKQQASSLLLDLSVATPESCHQLAQQVADLVPRLDGVLHNAGILGEIIPLAELNPAVWREVMQINLDATFYLTQALLPLLLKSDAGSLVFTTSSVGRTGRSGWGAYAVSKFATEGMMQVLADEYKNRHLRVNCINPGGTRTKMRASAFPDENANLLKTPADLMPLYLYLMGDDSRRKTGISFDAQPGRKPGPASA from the coding sequence GTGCATTATCAACCGAAAAGCGATCTGCTGGAAAATCGTATTATCCTGGTGACCGGCGCTTCAGACGGCATTGGCCGTGAAGCTGCCCTCACCTATGCACGCTACGGCGCACGCGTTATTTTGCTGGGCCGCAATGCCGAGACGCTGCAGCAAACGGAACTGGCGATTAACCAGTTGAACAAGCAACAAGCCTCTTCACTACTGCTCGATCTGTCAGTGGCTACACCTGAAAGCTGTCACCAACTGGCGCAACAAGTGGCTGATTTGGTACCGCGGCTGGATGGTGTGCTGCATAATGCTGGCATCCTTGGCGAAATCATCCCGCTGGCTGAGCTTAATCCCGCCGTCTGGCGCGAAGTGATGCAAATTAATCTTGATGCCACCTTCTATCTCACCCAAGCGTTGTTGCCACTTCTGCTGAAATCCGATGCGGGCTCACTGGTGTTCACCACATCAAGCGTCGGTCGTACCGGGCGTTCAGGCTGGGGCGCTTATGCCGTATCAAAATTTGCCACCGAAGGCATGATGCAAGTTTTGGCCGATGAGTATAAAAATCGCCATCTCCGGGTTAACTGCATCAATCCAGGCGGAACACGTACCAAAATGCGCGCCAGTGCTTTTCCGGACGAGAACGCCAACCTGCTGAAAACCCCTGCTGATTTGATGCCGCTCTATCTCTACTTGATGGGAGATGACAGTCGCCGCAAAACCGGTATCAGTTTTGATGCGCAACCAGGACGCAAACCAGGGCCGGCCAGCGCATGA
- a CDS encoding YmiA family putative membrane protein, which produces MNTRLTVQPDFRTKSTKVERTGNTRRKAWLTVFAASALFWVVVALMIWRMWG; this is translated from the coding sequence ATGAATACTAGATTAACTGTACAGCCGGACTTCCGGACCAAAAGCACCAAAGTTGAGCGCACTGGCAACACCCGTCGCAAAGCTTGGTTGACTGTCTTCGCTGCTTCAGCACTGTTCTGGGTAGTGGTGGCTTTAATGATTTGGCGTATGTGGGGTTAA
- the topA gene encoding type I DNA topoisomerase codes for MGKSLVIVESPAKAKTINKYLGNDYVVKSSVGHIRDLPTSGSTARKSADGEKAKSGKKVKKDEKVALVSRMGVDPWNGWEADYQILPGKEKVVAELKNLAADADHIYLATDLDREGEAIAWHLREVIGGDDTRFSRVVFNEITKNAIRQAFEKPGELNIERVNAQQARRFMDRVVGYMVSPLLWKKIARGLSAGRVQSVAVRLVVEREHEIKAFVPEEYWDIDADFTTPKGDDLAMQVTHQGDKAFRPVNREQTQAAVAILQKARFEVLDREDKPTSSKPSAPFITSTLQQAASTRLGFGVKKTMMMAQRLYEAGHITYMRTDSTNLSQDAVAMARGYVEKSFGKKYLPDSPITYTNKENSQEAHEAIRPSDVNIAAEQLKDMEADAQKLYQLIWRQFVACQMVPAQYDSTTLTVGAADFKLKAKGRTLRFDGWTKVMPALRKNDDDLTLPPVNVGDMLDLKELMPSQHFTKPPARFSEASLVRELEKRGIGRPSTYASIISTIQDRGYVRVENRRFYAEKMGEIVTDRLEENFRELMNYDFTARMENSLDQVANNEAQWKAVLDSFFSDFSQQLGQAEKEPEEGGMQPNQMVLTSIDCPTCSRQMGIRTASTGVFLGCSGYALPPKERCKQTINLIPENEVLNVLEGDDAETNALRARRRCQKCGTAMDSYLIDNQRKLHVCGNNPECDGYEIEKGEFRIKGYDGPIVECEKCGSEMHLKMGRFGKYMACTNDECKNTRKILRNGDVAPPKEDPVPLPELACEKSDAYFVLRDGAAGVFLAANTFPKSRETRAPLVEELQRFADRLPEKLKYLAEAPAADPEGNKTLVRFSRKTKQQYVSSEKEGKATGWSMFYIDGKWQEAKK; via the coding sequence ATGGGTAAGTCACTCGTCATCGTTGAGTCCCCGGCAAAGGCCAAAACAATCAATAAATACCTCGGCAATGACTACGTGGTGAAATCCAGCGTGGGTCATATCCGTGATTTGCCGACCAGTGGTTCAACTGCCCGTAAAAGTGCCGACGGGGAAAAAGCCAAAAGCGGTAAAAAGGTTAAGAAAGATGAGAAAGTCGCGCTGGTTAGCCGTATGGGTGTTGATCCCTGGAATGGCTGGGAAGCGGATTATCAAATCCTGCCAGGCAAAGAGAAAGTCGTTGCCGAGCTGAAAAATCTTGCTGCTGATGCCGACCACATCTATCTCGCAACGGACCTTGACCGCGAAGGGGAGGCCATTGCATGGCACCTGCGGGAAGTGATCGGTGGCGATGACACGCGTTTTAGCCGTGTGGTGTTTAACGAAATTACCAAGAATGCGATTCGTCAGGCGTTTGAGAAGCCGGGTGAACTGAATATTGAGCGCGTCAATGCGCAGCAAGCGCGCCGCTTTATGGACCGCGTCGTGGGTTATATGGTTTCTCCGCTGCTGTGGAAGAAGATCGCCCGTGGCCTCTCTGCCGGTCGCGTGCAGTCCGTTGCCGTGCGTTTGGTGGTGGAACGCGAGCATGAAATCAAAGCCTTTGTGCCGGAAGAGTACTGGGATATTGATGCGGATTTCACCACGCCGAAGGGTGATGATTTGGCCATGCAGGTCACGCATCAGGGTGACAAAGCCTTCCGTCCGGTTAACCGCGAGCAAACACAAGCCGCTGTCGCCATTTTGCAGAAAGCACGTTTTGAAGTGCTGGATCGTGAAGATAAACCGACCAGCAGTAAACCTTCTGCTCCCTTTATTACCTCAACGCTGCAACAGGCAGCGAGTACGCGCCTGGGCTTTGGCGTGAAAAAAACCATGATGATGGCACAGCGTCTCTACGAGGCCGGTCATATCACCTATATGCGTACCGACTCCACCAACCTGAGTCAGGATGCGGTGGCGATGGCCCGCGGTTACGTTGAGAAGAGCTTCGGTAAGAAATACCTGCCGGACTCACCGATTACCTACACCAATAAAGAGAACTCGCAGGAAGCGCACGAAGCGATTCGTCCTTCTGATGTCAACATCGCTGCGGAACAGTTAAAAGATATGGAAGCTGATGCGCAGAAGCTCTATCAGCTTATCTGGCGTCAGTTTGTCGCCTGCCAGATGGTGCCTGCCCAGTATGATTCCACCACGCTGACCGTAGGCGCGGCAGACTTCAAACTGAAGGCCAAAGGCCGTACGCTGCGCTTTGATGGCTGGACGAAAGTAATGCCTGCTCTGCGTAAGAACGATGACGATCTGACGCTGCCGCCAGTCAACGTCGGCGATATGCTTGATCTCAAAGAGCTGATGCCAAGCCAGCACTTCACCAAGCCGCCAGCCCGTTTCAGTGAAGCGTCCCTGGTGCGCGAACTGGAAAAACGCGGTATCGGACGTCCGTCGACCTACGCATCAATCATCTCGACTATTCAGGACCGTGGTTACGTGCGTGTGGAAAACCGCCGCTTCTACGCTGAAAAAATGGGGGAGATTGTTACCGACCGTCTGGAAGAGAACTTCCGTGAGTTGATGAATTATGACTTCACCGCACGCATGGAAAACAGCCTTGACCAGGTCGCCAACAACGAAGCGCAGTGGAAGGCGGTGCTGGATTCGTTCTTTAGCGATTTTAGCCAGCAGTTAGGACAGGCCGAGAAAGAACCGGAAGAGGGCGGCATGCAGCCGAACCAGATGGTACTGACCTCGATTGACTGTCCGACTTGTAGCCGTCAAATGGGCATTCGCACCGCCAGCACCGGCGTATTCCTGGGCTGTTCCGGGTATGCTTTGCCGCCGAAAGAGCGCTGCAAACAAACCATCAACCTGATTCCGGAAAACGAAGTGCTTAACGTGCTGGAAGGCGATGATGCCGAAACCAATGCGTTGCGTGCGCGTCGTCGTTGCCAGAAATGTGGCACGGCGATGGACAGTTACCTGATCGATAATCAACGTAAATTGCATGTCTGTGGTAACAACCCAGAGTGTGATGGCTACGAAATCGAGAAGGGCGAATTCCGCATCAAAGGTTATGATGGCCCGATCGTTGAATGCGAAAAATGTGGTTCTGAAATGCACCTGAAAATGGGGCGTTTTGGTAAGTACATGGCGTGTACCAACGACGAATGTAAAAACACCCGTAAGATTCTGCGTAATGGCGACGTTGCGCCGCCAAAAGAAGATCCGGTTCCGTTACCAGAATTGGCATGTGAGAAATCAGATGCCTATTTCGTTCTGCGTGACGGTGCGGCAGGGGTATTCTTGGCGGCTAACACATTCCCTAAATCACGTGAGACTCGTGCGCCACTGGTGGAAGAGCTGCAGCGTTTTGCTGACCGTTTACCTGAAAAGCTGAAGTACCTTGCAGAGGCGCCGGCCGCCGACCCGGAAGGCAATAAAACCCTGGTGCGGTTCAGCCGTAAAACCAAACAGCAGTATGTCTCCTCGGAAAAAGAAGGTAAGGCAACGGGCTGGTCGATGTTCTATATCGATGGTAAGTGGCAGGAAGCGAAGAAGTAA
- the cysB gene encoding HTH-type transcriptional regulator CysB, translating into MKLQQLRYIVEVVNHNLNVSSTAEGLYTSQPGISKQVRMLEDELGVQIFARSGKHLTQVTPAGEEIIRIAREVLSKVDAIKSVAGEHTWPDKGSLYVATTHTQARYALPGVIKGFIERYPRVSLHMHQGSPTQIAEAVSKGNADFAIATEALHLYDDLIMLPCYHWNRAIVVTPDHPLAGKSNVTIEELADFPLVTYTFGFTGRSELDTAFNRAGLTPRIVFTATDADVIKTYVRLGLGVGVIASMAVDPVSDPDLVRIEASEIFTNSTTKIGFRRSTFLRSYMYDFIQRFAPHLTRDVVDAAVALRSNEDIEAMFRDIKLPFK; encoded by the coding sequence ATGAAATTGCAGCAGTTGCGCTACATCGTCGAAGTGGTCAATCACAATCTAAATGTCTCATCGACCGCCGAAGGGCTTTACACCTCACAACCCGGCATCAGTAAGCAGGTTCGTATGCTTGAAGATGAACTCGGTGTACAGATATTTGCGCGCAGTGGCAAACACCTGACCCAAGTGACGCCAGCCGGTGAAGAGATCATCCGTATCGCGCGGGAAGTGTTGTCCAAAGTGGATGCGATTAAGTCGGTAGCGGGGGAGCATACCTGGCCTGACAAAGGTTCTCTGTATGTGGCCACCACGCATACACAAGCTCGCTATGCGCTGCCTGGCGTGATTAAAGGCTTTATCGAGCGCTATCCTCGTGTTTCGCTGCATATGCATCAGGGATCGCCTACACAAATTGCAGAAGCCGTTTCGAAAGGCAATGCAGACTTCGCTATAGCCACGGAAGCACTGCATCTCTATGACGATCTCATTATGCTGCCATGCTATCACTGGAACCGGGCAATTGTGGTCACGCCGGACCATCCACTGGCGGGCAAATCTAACGTCACTATTGAAGAGTTGGCTGACTTCCCGCTCGTCACTTACACCTTTGGCTTTACCGGCCGCTCTGAGCTGGACACGGCGTTTAATCGCGCAGGATTAACACCGCGAATTGTGTTTACGGCAACCGATGCAGACGTGATTAAGACCTACGTGCGCTTAGGGCTTGGCGTGGGCGTGATTGCCAGCATGGCGGTGGACCCGGTTTCAGATCCTGATTTAGTGCGGATAGAAGCTTCAGAGATATTTACCAATAGCACAACCAAAATTGGCTTTAGACGCAGCACCTTCCTGCGTAGCTATATGTATGATTTTATTCAACGTTTTGCACCTCATCTGACACGAGATGTGGTGGATGCAGCGGTAGCATTACGCTCCAATGAGGACATCGAAGCGATGTTCCGCGATATCAAGTTACCTTTCAAATAG
- the sohB gene encoding protease SohB, with product MDLLSSYGLFLAKAVTVVVAIAAIVLIVLNAALRKRHSGGQLRLTHLDDEYREMKEDLQLAKMKPQAQKVWLKQHKKEEKLKAKSEKRNAKAGVSETAKPTLYVLEFKGSMDAGEVSSLREEISAVLAVAQPGDEVLLRLESPGGVVHGYGLAASQLQRLRDAGLHLTAVVDKVAASGGYMMACVADRIVAAPFSIIGSIGVVAQIPNFNRLLKRNDIDVELHTAGQYKRTLTLFGENTDEGREKFQEDLNETHQLFKDFVQQMRPSLELDKVATGEHWYGRQALDLGLVDEIGTSDALIIKQMDRFAVLGVHFARKKKMMDRFTHSASMAAERLILKIWQRGDKPLL from the coding sequence ATGGATTTACTCTCCAGCTATGGATTATTTCTGGCCAAGGCCGTCACCGTGGTGGTGGCGATCGCAGCTATTGTTCTGATTGTGCTCAATGCCGCGCTGCGTAAACGTCACAGCGGCGGGCAGCTGCGTTTAACTCATCTCGATGACGAATACCGTGAGATGAAAGAAGATCTGCAGTTAGCGAAGATGAAGCCGCAGGCACAAAAAGTATGGCTCAAACAGCATAAAAAAGAAGAAAAACTCAAAGCCAAGTCTGAGAAACGTAACGCGAAAGCCGGTGTAAGTGAAACCGCGAAACCCACGCTCTACGTGCTGGAATTTAAAGGCAGTATGGATGCGGGTGAAGTCAGCTCATTACGCGAAGAGATCTCCGCTGTGTTAGCCGTTGCGCAACCCGGTGATGAAGTATTACTTCGTCTGGAAAGCCCGGGTGGTGTGGTGCACGGTTACGGCCTGGCGGCTTCTCAGTTACAGCGCCTGCGTGATGCCGGTCTGCATCTCACCGCCGTGGTGGATAAAGTGGCTGCCAGCGGCGGCTATATGATGGCCTGCGTCGCCGATCGCATTGTGGCTGCGCCTTTCTCTATTATTGGTTCCATTGGCGTGGTCGCGCAGATTCCTAACTTCAACCGTCTGCTGAAACGCAATGATATTGATGTGGAACTGCACACCGCAGGACAGTACAAACGCACGTTGACCCTGTTTGGCGAAAATACCGATGAGGGTCGTGAGAAGTTTCAGGAAGACCTCAATGAAACCCATCAGCTGTTCAAAGACTTTGTGCAGCAGATGCGTCCGTCACTGGAGCTGGATAAAGTGGCAACGGGTGAACACTGGTACGGTCGTCAGGCGCTGGATTTAGGCTTGGTCGATGAGATCGGCACCAGCGATGCGCTAATTATCAAACAGATGGATCGTTTTGCTGTGCTCGGGGTGCATTTTGCACGTAAGAAGAAAATGATGGACCGCTTCACTCATAGCGCCAGCATGGCGGCAGAGCGGTTAATTCTGAAAATATGGCAGCGTGGCGATAAGCCGTTGTTATAA
- a CDS encoding YciN family protein, which translates to MSAETESISHQALLEIANQMIKQHDDYLAGMEANDVIQQGEVLVFRGPHFLDDEGLPTAKTTAVFNVFKHLAVVLSAQYHLA; encoded by the coding sequence ATGTCAGCAGAAACGGAATCTATTTCACACCAGGCGTTACTGGAAATTGCCAATCAAATGATCAAACAGCATGACGATTATTTGGCGGGCATGGAAGCCAATGACGTGATTCAGCAAGGTGAAGTTTTAGTGTTTCGCGGCCCCCATTTTCTTGATGACGAGGGCTTGCCCACGGCCAAAACCACCGCAGTTTTTAATGTCTTTAAACACCTCGCTGTGGTGCTCTCCGCGCAATATCATCTGGCATAA
- the cobO gene encoding cob(I)yrinic acid a,c-diamide adenosyltransferase, producing the protein MSDRHQQRQQRLKEQVDARIAAATETRGILMVFTGNGKGKTTAAFGTALRACGHGKTVAAVQFIKGEWPNGERNLLEQHGVEFQVMSTGFTWDTQNRETDTLACQQVWQQARRMLADPQLDLVILDEITYMVSMDYLDLEELVVALSQRPAQQSVIITGRGCHRTLLEMADTITEMRPVKHAFDAGIQAQQGIDW; encoded by the coding sequence ATGAGCGATCGTCACCAGCAACGACAACAGCGTTTAAAAGAGCAGGTGGATGCCCGTATTGCCGCCGCAACGGAAACACGCGGCATTTTGATGGTGTTCACCGGCAATGGGAAAGGCAAAACCACCGCCGCTTTTGGTACCGCCCTGCGTGCCTGTGGACATGGTAAGACGGTTGCTGCAGTTCAGTTTATCAAGGGTGAGTGGCCGAACGGTGAGCGTAATCTGCTGGAACAACATGGGGTTGAGTTTCAGGTGATGTCCACCGGCTTTACCTGGGATACGCAAAACCGTGAAACCGACACCCTGGCCTGTCAGCAGGTGTGGCAGCAGGCGCGGCGCATGCTGGCGGATCCACAACTCGACTTAGTGATTCTCGATGAAATCACCTACATGGTCAGTATGGATTATCTGGATCTGGAGGAGTTGGTGGTGGCATTAAGCCAGCGTCCGGCGCAGCAAAGCGTGATCATCACGGGTCGCGGCTGCCATCGCACATTGCTGGAAATGGCCGATACGATAACGGAGATGCGTCCGGTGAAACATGCTTTTGATGCGGGAATTCAGGCACAGCAAGGAATTGACTGGTAA